A stretch of Campylobacter gracilis DNA encodes these proteins:
- a CDS encoding STT3 domain-containing protein, with protein sequence MGEEKKAFSVREIDEGSDDQKDAQSMGADKAALSENFASEGNFDAGHSAGGGENFSGENAELEGGEDAVPQSDKNSALDAKNSASKNSAQVGVKNLSDDQARAVSAKMRAQKKSKKAKKSSGRNSASVNSENSAGANSTNSNLKGAANSTSKNSTNKNSAGTANSTNKNSAKAANLTKFKNANSASALNSTNGINSDNSKNSTAENSQNSKNQSAGALPARRRIFGFIKNYEFSKHILLMILLAFAFSVAFRMWWVHWASGFPNYFFWDGELMINTNDGYAFAEGARDRLAGFHQPNDLSYFSAPLSIVTAFLAEILPFKIETIFVYLPALFSSLIVVPILLISSEFRCMRAGFIGALVASVANSYYNRTMAGYYDTDMLNIVLAMCILWALIRICTRGSRSTLFWLGVFVIFYMWWYPSSFSLNSMMLAVFFAYTLIFKRKSAVNYEAMIIFLIALCSTPLVAKILISLALFWLFAFRGKLLNFKILAIIGALAVVFFVANGGLSPIIFQAKFYIFRSFADNADTAFHFFNVNQTIQESGIVPPKIFMERISSHVAVFVIAAIGYLVLCFRHKEFLLSIPLLLLGFAANKAGLRFTIYAVGVMGLSFGYILYFCVKRLDLPKIAGRAILLILTALAIYPAWQHIVSYKVDTVFYQSEVRVFDELKDKAQREDYALSWWDYGYGIRYYSDVKTLIDGGKHLGNDNFPVSFALFRDQMSSANMARLDVEYTERGYSEKIPNKLKQILKDYNATDVNDFILGLGLADFKPPKPTRDIYYILPDRMMNIFPVVTQFSNIDITDGKQLGELFFITSDRFVQDQSGVHMDNGFSISPNLLSLEFSGRKFAINTFYETSYDASGRLAVKELNMDSSAQFYVVFMRDYGRFLLLDKTMLNSSYIQLFVFERYRPELFEPVILSPAVKVYKLKR encoded by the coding sequence GTGGGTGAAGAAAAAAAGGCTTTTAGCGTCAGAGAGATCGACGAAGGATCGGACGATCAAAAAGACGCGCAATCAATGGGTGCCGACAAAGCTGCCTTAAGCGAAAATTTCGCTAGTGAGGGAAATTTTGACGCAGGGCATTCCGCAGGCGGCGGAGAGAATTTTAGCGGCGAAAATGCCGAGCTTGAGGGTGGCGAGGACGCCGTGCCTCAGAGCGATAAAAATTCTGCGCTTGATGCAAAAAATTCTGCGAGCAAAAATTCCGCGCAAGTCGGCGTTAAAAATTTAAGCGACGATCAAGCGCGCGCTGTTTCTGCAAAAATGCGAGCACAAAAAAAATCCAAAAAGGCTAAAAAATCAAGCGGACGAAATTCTGCCTCGGTAAATTCTGAAAATTCCGCAGGCGCAAATTCTACAAACTCAAATTTAAAGGGCGCTGCAAATTCCACGAGCAAAAATTCTACAAATAAAAATTCCGCTGGCACTGCGAACTCTACAAATAAAAATTCCGCAAAAGCCGCTAATTTGACTAAATTTAAAAATGCGAATTCTGCAAGTGCTTTAAATTCTACAAACGGTATAAATTCTGATAATTCTAAAAACTCCACAGCAGAAAATTCCCAAAATTCTAAAAATCAGTCAGCTGGCGCGCTTCCTGCTAGGCGCAGAATTTTTGGCTTCATAAAAAATTATGAGTTCTCCAAGCATATTTTGCTGATGATTTTGCTCGCGTTTGCCTTTAGCGTGGCGTTTCGTATGTGGTGGGTGCACTGGGCGAGCGGCTTTCCGAATTACTTCTTTTGGGACGGCGAGCTGATGATAAACACAAACGACGGCTACGCCTTTGCAGAGGGCGCGCGCGACCGACTCGCCGGCTTTCATCAGCCCAACGATCTTAGCTACTTTAGTGCACCGCTTTCGATCGTAACGGCGTTTTTGGCTGAAATTTTGCCCTTTAAAATCGAGACGATATTCGTTTATCTGCCGGCTTTGTTTAGCTCGCTCATCGTAGTGCCGATTTTGCTTATCTCAAGCGAGTTTCGCTGCATGCGCGCAGGCTTCATCGGTGCGCTTGTCGCGAGCGTGGCGAATAGCTACTACAACCGCACGATGGCTGGGTATTACGACACCGATATGCTAAATATCGTGCTTGCGATGTGTATTTTGTGGGCGCTCATCCGCATTTGCACACGCGGCTCGCGCAGCACGCTGTTTTGGCTGGGCGTGTTTGTGATATTTTATATGTGGTGGTATCCGTCCAGCTTCTCGCTAAATTCCATGATGCTCGCCGTATTTTTCGCCTACACGCTGATTTTTAAACGAAAAAGTGCGGTAAATTACGAAGCGATGATTATCTTTTTGATCGCGCTTTGCTCTACGCCTTTGGTAGCTAAAATTTTAATCTCGCTTGCGCTATTTTGGCTCTTTGCGTTTAGAGGAAAGCTATTAAATTTTAAAATTTTAGCGATTATCGGCGCACTTGCCGTAGTCTTTTTCGTCGCAAACGGAGGTCTTAGTCCGATAATCTTTCAGGCGAAATTTTATATCTTCCGTTCCTTTGCGGACAACGCCGATACGGCATTTCATTTTTTCAACGTCAATCAAACGATCCAAGAATCTGGCATCGTGCCACCTAAGATCTTTATGGAGCGCATCAGCTCGCACGTCGCGGTTTTCGTGATCGCGGCAATCGGATATTTGGTGCTTTGCTTTAGACATAAAGAATTTTTACTCTCGATCCCGCTTCTGCTTTTAGGCTTTGCGGCAAACAAAGCGGGCCTTAGATTTACGATCTATGCCGTGGGTGTGATGGGGTTAAGTTTCGGATATATTTTATATTTTTGCGTAAAGCGCTTGGATCTGCCAAAGATCGCGGGACGCGCGATACTGCTTATTTTGACGGCGCTTGCGATCTATCCCGCGTGGCAGCACATCGTCTCGTACAAGGTCGATACGGTCTTTTATCAAAGCGAGGTGCGGGTGTTTGACGAGCTTAAAGATAAAGCGCAGCGCGAGGATTACGCGCTTTCGTGGTGGGACTACGGTTACGGCATACGCTATTACAGCGACGTAAAGACCCTCATCGACGGCGGCAAACACCTCGGCAACGATAATTTTCCCGTTAGCTTCGCGCTTTTTAGAGATCAGATGAGCTCCGCAAATATGGCGCGCCTGGATGTCGAATACACCGAGCGCGGATATAGCGAAAAAATTCCAAACAAGCTAAAGCAAATTTTAAAAGACTACAACGCGACCGATGTAAATGATTTTATCTTAGGCTTGGGACTGGCCGATTTTAAGCCGCCGAAGCCTACGCGCGACATCTACTACATCCTGCCCGATCGCATGATGAATATCTTCCCCGTCGTCACGCAGTTTTCAAACATCGACATCACCGACGGCAAGCAGCTGGGCGAGCTGTTTTTCATAACGAGCGATAGGTTTGTTCAGGATCAAAGCGGCGTGCATATGGACAACGGCTTTTCGATCTCGCCGAATTTGCTTAGTCTGGAATTTAGCGGCAGAAAATTTGCGATCAATACCTTTTACGAAACGAGCTACGACGCGAGCGGCAGGTTGGCGGTCAAGGAGCTTAATATGGACAGCAGCGCGCAATTTTACGTGGTTTTCATGCGCGATTACGGGCGATTTTTGCTACTAGATAAGACGATGCTAAACTCAAGCTACATTCAGCTTTTTGTATTTGAAAGATATAGGCCCGAGCTATTCGAGCCTGTAATCTTAAGCCCTGCTGTGAAAGTTTATAAATTAAAGCGCTAG
- a CDS encoding glycosyltransferase family 2 protein yields the protein MSVGPLISVIIPVYNVKEFLRACVERITAQTYANLEILLVDDGSNDGSEAICDEYAARDLRVRVLHKSNGGQASARNAALDVARGEFISFVDSDDLISLDLIETLFRLTQKFCTKIAMCGYAAFSDESEINNFKAALNSKENQNSKEISNPGGVANSNANAGEYKISPQELFRRSCTQDPYFSTAVWRALFAREIFTALRFPAGQIYEDVAIFFDIFNASIAAYTDEILYFYRVRAGSTVNSFARRHLAVIAAVRRYTEAIAANYPSLAREANFTRCESALNTAFLIIKSSFDAAGSDGDATSPSEANTCSLANEADLRGADSLFCACSKNSVVKNSVGQNYMRNSKQNSASQRKTADPRSPLSAAEAADQIRSLHALVRERLDFGFFATHASRTQTLMMVLFYASPALLQLFYKIYRKLK from the coding sequence ATGAGCGTGGGTCCCCTAATCTCGGTCATCATCCCCGTTTATAATGTTAAAGAATTCCTGCGCGCTTGCGTGGAGCGTATCACGGCACAGACCTATGCGAACTTAGAAATTTTGCTCGTAGATGATGGATCAAATGATGGCAGCGAGGCGATTTGCGACGAATATGCCGCGCGCGATCTCCGTGTACGAGTGCTGCATAAATCAAACGGCGGGCAGGCTAGCGCACGAAACGCCGCTTTAGATGTCGCTCGCGGAGAGTTTATCAGTTTCGTAGATAGCGACGATTTGATAAGCCTTGATTTGATTGAGACGCTTTTTCGCCTGACGCAGAAATTTTGCACCAAGATCGCTATGTGCGGCTACGCGGCATTTAGCGACGAGAGCGAAATAAATAATTTCAAGGCGGCTTTGAATTCTAAAGAAAATCAAAATTCTAAAGAGATTAGCAATCCAGGAGGGGTTGCAAATTCAAATGCCAATGCAGGCGAATATAAAATATCGCCGCAAGAGCTTTTTAGACGCAGCTGCACGCAGGATCCGTATTTTAGCACCGCGGTTTGGCGCGCGCTGTTTGCTCGCGAAATTTTCACTGCTTTGCGCTTTCCTGCGGGGCAGATCTATGAGGATGTAGCGATATTTTTTGATATTTTTAACGCTTCTATTGCGGCGTACACGGATGAAATTTTATATTTTTATCGCGTAAGGGCGGGCTCGACCGTAAACTCATTCGCGCGCAGGCATCTAGCGGTAATCGCTGCGGTGCGCCGCTATACTGAGGCGATCGCTGCGAATTATCCGAGCTTGGCGCGCGAGGCTAATTTCACTCGCTGCGAATCCGCGCTGAATACGGCGTTTTTAATCATTAAATCAAGCTTTGATGCCGCAGGCTCGGATGGGGATGCGACTTCTCCTTCCGAGGCTAATACGTGCAGCTTGGCAAACGAGGCGGATTTGCGCGGTGCTGATAGTTTATTTTGCGCATGCAGTAAAAATTCCGTAGTTAAAAATTCCGTCGGGCAAAATTATATGCGAAATTCTAAGCAAAATTCTGCGTCGCAAAGAAAGACCGCAGATCCCCGCTCTCCTTTAAGCGCTGCAGAAGCTGCGGATCAGATCCGCTCACTGCACGCTTTGGTGCGCGAGCGGCTGGATTTTGGATTTTTCGCGACGCATGCAAGCCGCACGCAGACGCTGATGATGGTCTTGTTTTACGCTAGCCCCGCGCTTTTGCAGCTATTTTATAAAATTTATCGGAAGCTAAAATGA
- the pglE gene encoding UDP-N-acetylbacillosamine transaminase: MARVFLSPPNMGGNELEYIKKVFESNYIAPLGEYVDRFENSIKAYTKTRGALALNAGTAALHLALRCSDAKDGDVVLGSTFTFMASLNPIFYERCVPVLIDSDESWNLSPKLLKEAIKKSPKKPKVLVVTHLYGQAAKMDEICEICANEGIDVIEDAAEALGGFYKGKTLGGIGKCGALSFNGNKIITTSGGGMLISNDEELVAKARFLSTQAREPLLHYEHKDYGYNYRLSNVLGAIGVGQMEVLPQRVKRKREIFKIYEDLFRGTDVEFMPEVEGGEGNRWLTTLLFKQKGAHLKVVDALNKADIESRPLWKPMHLQSIFAGALSVVDGTSEDMFSRGICLPSGTDMSDETIERVVKIVKENI; the protein is encoded by the coding sequence ATGGCAAGAGTATTTTTAAGCCCACCGAATATGGGCGGCAATGAGCTTGAGTATATAAAAAAGGTATTTGAAAGCAACTATATCGCGCCTTTGGGCGAATATGTCGATAGGTTTGAAAACAGCATCAAAGCTTATACCAAAACGCGCGGCGCGCTGGCGTTAAACGCAGGCACGGCGGCGCTTCATCTAGCGCTTCGCTGCAGCGACGCAAAGGACGGCGACGTGGTGTTGGGCTCTACGTTTACCTTCATGGCATCGCTAAATCCGATATTTTACGAGCGCTGCGTGCCGGTGCTGATAGACAGCGACGAGAGTTGGAATTTAAGCCCGAAGCTGCTTAAAGAAGCGATCAAAAAATCTCCAAAAAAGCCAAAAGTGCTCGTCGTTACGCATCTTTATGGACAGGCTGCGAAGATGGACGAGATATGCGAAATTTGCGCGAACGAAGGCATTGATGTTATCGAGGATGCCGCAGAGGCGCTGGGCGGATTTTATAAGGGTAAAACACTTGGCGGCATCGGAAAATGCGGCGCACTAAGCTTCAACGGCAATAAAATTATCACTACTTCTGGCGGTGGAATGCTGATCTCAAACGATGAGGAGCTAGTGGCTAAGGCCAGATTTTTAAGCACCCAGGCGCGCGAGCCGCTGCTTCACTATGAGCACAAGGACTACGGCTACAACTACCGCTTAAGCAACGTCTTGGGCGCTATCGGCGTAGGTCAGATGGAGGTCTTGCCGCAGCGCGTAAAGAGAAAACGCGAAATTTTTAAAATTTACGAGGATCTGTTTAGAGGCACTGACGTGGAGTTTATGCCCGAAGTAGAAGGCGGCGAGGGCAATAGATGGCTTACGACTCTGCTGTTTAAGCAAAAAGGCGCTCATCTAAAGGTTGTCGACGCTCTAAATAAAGCCGACATCGAATCTCGCCCGCTTTGGAAGCCGATGCATCTGCAAAGCATCTTCGCAGGCGCACTTAGCGTAGTTGACGGCACGAGCGAGGATATGTTCAGTCGCGGCATCTGCCTTCCTAGCGGTACCGATATGAGCGACGAGACGATCGAGCGCGTCGTAAAAATCGTAAAAGAAAACATCTAA
- a CDS encoding glycosyltransferase family 4 protein, translating to MKIAMVISALGKGGAERVLSVLANFFCRENEVCVIKFDADEPFYALDPKIELISLDLGVGDLGVFGNIKKRYDKILALHRLLKSRKFDIVISFLDNTNVLTLIANLGVGQKIIVSEHTNHRFLKSPIWRALKRIFYPQAAGLSVLSKFDLDHYTYVQNRVIMPNPMFEISHAKDARPPKENIILAAGRLNVYKGFDVLLKALALIDFNLLKEWKVVIAGDGEERKSLESLAAKLRLNVQFIGFVRDIESLYERAKIVVVTSKMEGFCNILMESIFFGTARISTDCIAGPSELISDGVDGFLCPVGDSASIAKKLEILMSDEKLRERLVQNASKREESFKIETIGRRWLDFIAATIHREE from the coding sequence ATGAAAATAGCTATGGTAATTTCTGCTTTAGGCAAGGGCGGTGCCGAGCGCGTGCTAAGCGTGCTGGCAAATTTTTTCTGCCGCGAGAATGAAGTCTGCGTGATAAAATTTGACGCAGATGAGCCGTTTTACGCGCTGGATCCTAAGATCGAGCTTATTAGCTTGGATTTGGGCGTAGGCGATTTAGGAGTTTTTGGAAATATAAAAAAGCGCTATGATAAAATTTTAGCCTTGCACAGGCTTCTAAAAAGTCGTAAATTTGACATCGTAATCTCGTTTTTAGATAATACTAATGTCCTTACGCTGATCGCAAATCTAGGAGTCGGGCAGAAAATCATCGTCTCCGAACACACCAATCATCGCTTTTTAAAAAGTCCGATCTGGCGAGCGCTAAAGCGGATCTTTTATCCGCAAGCTGCAGGTCTTAGCGTGCTTAGTAAATTCGATCTGGATCATTACACATATGTACAAAATCGCGTGATTATGCCTAATCCGATGTTTGAGATCAGCCATGCTAAAGACGCCCGCCCGCCTAAAGAAAATATCATCCTAGCAGCTGGCCGGCTCAATGTCTATAAGGGCTTTGACGTCCTTCTTAAGGCGCTTGCGCTTATAGATTTCAATCTTTTAAAAGAGTGGAAGGTGGTGATCGCAGGCGACGGAGAGGAGCGAAAGAGCCTTGAAAGCCTAGCTGCGAAGCTGCGCTTAAATGTGCAGTTCATCGGTTTTGTGCGCGATATCGAAAGCTTATATGAACGCGCTAAAATCGTAGTCGTAACCTCCAAGATGGAGGGCTTTTGCAATATTTTGATGGAGAGTATATTTTTTGGTACCGCTAGAATTTCTACAGATTGCATCGCAGGTCCTAGCGAGCTTATAAGCGACGGCGTAGATGGGTTTTTGTGTCCTGTAGGCGATAGCGCAAGTATCGCTAAAAAGCTTGAAATTCTAATGAGCGACGAAAAGCTGCGCGAGCGGCTCGTGCAAAACGCCTCCAAGCGCGAGGAGAGCTTTAAAATTGAAACGATCGGGCGACGCTGGTTGGATTTCATAGCCGCTACGATACACAGGGAGGAATAA
- the pglD gene encoding UDP-N-acetylbacillosamine N-acetyltransferase gives MDTTKIYVYGASGHGLVVADVALAARGAKFNEVVFLDDAAGLKFSEDLPKHPVIIAIGDNKTRAKIQERVSRAGFEIATLIHQSAIVSPSAAIGEGAVVMPGAVINARAKIGRGAIINSGVVIEHECEIGEFAHISPNAALAGGVKVGAFSHIGIGASVIQRLSIGQRCIIGAGAAVVRDIASDSVAVGVPARVIKKNS, from the coding sequence ATGGACACAACTAAAATTTACGTTTACGGCGCGAGCGGACACGGGCTGGTAGTCGCGGACGTCGCGCTAGCCGCGCGCGGGGCTAAATTTAACGAGGTCGTTTTTTTAGACGACGCGGCGGGGCTGAAATTTAGCGAGGATCTGCCTAAGCACCCCGTAATAATCGCAATCGGCGATAATAAAACTCGTGCAAAGATCCAAGAGAGAGTATCGCGCGCAGGTTTTGAGATAGCGACGTTAATTCATCAAAGCGCCATCGTTAGCCCAAGCGCCGCTATCGGCGAGGGCGCGGTCGTAATGCCCGGCGCCGTGATAAACGCGCGAGCTAAAATCGGTCGCGGCGCGATAATCAACTCTGGCGTCGTAATCGAGCATGAGTGCGAGATCGGCGAGTTCGCGCACATTAGCCCAAACGCGGCGCTTGCGGGCGGTGTGAAGGTGGGGGCGTTTTCGCACATTGGAATCGGTGCCAGCGTCATTCAGAGGCTAAGTATCGGGCAGCGCTGCATCATCGGCGCGGGCGCTGCGGTGGTGCGCGACATAGCTAGCGACAGCGTAGCCGTAGGCGTGCCTGCTCGCGTGATCAAAAAAAATAGCTGA
- a CDS encoding glycosyltransferase, whose product MKILFVIAALRNGGAERVLQVLANHFARANDVTIAILENDEGRYKFSEKIKFLHLDVYKNGGRFDKYRILRECFKRERPSVIISFMDWTNVACVIASFGLGIPLIATEHNAHDYLRSGFFSRVRDLCYKKADALTVLTRSDFEYYSRFVKNCFVVYNPFFGEICDAKGAKRNVILSVGRLEPVKGYEIYFDALSRIDKSLLAKWEILIAGDGSLRESLHELVARLGLEVRFLGHKQDVSELYKEAKIFVLSSLNEGLSNVLIESAFYGCARLSSDTAGAKELIKDGFSGILFKRGDANELTSKLENLMRDEELRDALVQNANENLDEFSQERIIKLWQGLIDRFARK is encoded by the coding sequence ATGAAAATTTTATTCGTCATCGCGGCTCTTAGAAACGGCGGCGCCGAGCGCGTGTTGCAGGTTTTAGCAAACCATTTTGCGCGCGCAAACGACGTTACGATCGCGATTTTGGAAAACGACGAGGGTAGGTATAAATTTAGCGAAAAGATAAAATTTTTGCATCTGGATGTTTATAAAAACGGCGGCAGGTTCGATAAATACAGAATTTTGCGCGAGTGTTTCAAGCGCGAGCGCCCAAGCGTCATCATCAGCTTTATGGACTGGACGAACGTAGCGTGCGTGATCGCAAGCTTCGGGCTAGGCATCCCGCTCATCGCGACCGAACACAACGCGCACGATTATCTGCGAAGCGGGTTTTTTAGCCGCGTGCGCGATCTGTGCTACAAAAAGGCAGATGCGCTTACGGTGCTTACGCGCTCGGACTTTGAGTACTATTCGCGATTTGTCAAAAACTGCTTCGTCGTGTACAACCCCTTTTTCGGCGAGATCTGCGATGCCAAAGGCGCCAAGCGAAACGTGATCTTAAGCGTCGGCAGGCTCGAGCCCGTAAAGGGGTATGAAATTTACTTTGACGCGCTAAGCAGGATAGATAAAAGCCTGCTTGCGAAGTGGGAAATTTTAATCGCGGGCGATGGCTCGCTGCGCGAAAGCTTGCACGAGCTTGTGGCGCGTCTCGGGCTTGAAGTGCGATTTTTAGGGCACAAGCAGGACGTGAGCGAGCTGTATAAAGAAGCCAAAATTTTTGTGCTAAGCTCGCTTAATGAAGGGCTTTCAAACGTGCTGATCGAGTCTGCGTTTTACGGTTGCGCACGGCTTAGCAGCGACACAGCGGGCGCAAAAGAGCTCATAAAGGACGGCTTTAGCGGCATTTTGTTTAAACGCGGCGATGCGAATGAACTTACGAGCAAGCTTGAAAATTTAATGCGTGATGAGGAGCTGCGAGACGCTCTCGTGCAAAATGCAAATGAAAATTTAGACGAGTTTTCGCAAGAGCGCATCATTAAGCTCTGGCAGGGCTTGATTGATCGGTTTGCGCGCAAATAG
- the pglC gene encoding undecaprenyl phosphate N,N'-diacetylbacillosamine 1-phosphate transferase, with protein sequence MYRGFLKRALDFTAALILIILVSPVMALTWFLIRKHISKSTIFTQSRPGFDEQIFKIYKFKTMSDERGADGELLPDEERLNDYGKKIRALSLDELPQLFNVLKGDMSFIGPRPLLIEYLPLYSPQQRLRHSVRPGITGLAQVNGRNAISWEKKFEFDTYYAQNLSFALDLKIALLTIKKVLAKEGVNKEGMATTEKFNGHN encoded by the coding sequence ATGTATAGAGGTTTTTTAAAACGCGCGCTTGATTTTACGGCGGCTTTGATTTTGATTATTTTGGTTTCGCCCGTGATGGCGCTTACGTGGTTCTTGATCCGCAAGCACATTAGCAAAAGCACGATTTTTACGCAATCTCGCCCTGGATTTGATGAGCAAATTTTTAAAATTTACAAATTTAAAACGATGAGCGACGAGCGCGGCGCAGACGGCGAGCTTCTGCCCGACGAAGAGCGGCTGAACGATTACGGCAAAAAGATCCGCGCGCTAAGCCTGGATGAGCTGCCGCAGCTTTTCAACGTACTAAAGGGCGATATGAGCTTCATCGGACCGCGCCCTTTACTGATCGAATACTTGCCGCTTTATTCGCCGCAGCAGCGTCTGCGGCACAGCGTGCGTCCGGGTATCACGGGGCTTGCGCAGGTAAACGGTCGCAACGCGATCAGCTGGGAGAAAAAATTTGAGTTCGACACGTATTACGCGCAAAATTTAAGCTTCGCGCTCGATCTTAAGATTGCGCTTTTAACGATTAAAAAGGTGCTTGCAAAAGAGGGCGTGAATAAAGAGGGCATGGCGACGACGGAGAAATTTAATGGACACAACTAA
- a CDS encoding glycosyltransferase family 4 protein — MARIGFLSHADMSLHFFRRPIMQALKERGHEVFAIAPRGAYTQDLARDFNAVTYDLDRASLNPFTVFSNTKALARELKRLNLDLLQTAAHKSNVFGTLAAREAGIKYVINLVEGLGSFYIDDDIKTRLVRAVLEKLYKFSFSQADACVFVNDADPDYMLSRGLIAKQKVIRIKSVGVNAERFNPEIVSAADLGEDLHGKKIVLMIARAMWHKGVREFYEAAEILKDRSDAKFVFVGEGFAGNKSTADPAFLRSGAVYYLGARNDVPELLKASYLLALPSYKEGFPRTVLEAMSMARACVVSDCSGCVEAVQEGVNGLICRTRDAEGLARKIEILLDDTALCERLGRNGREMVLANYDEKIVTEKYLEVYRKFIDV; from the coding sequence ATGGCTCGCATAGGATTTTTAAGCCATGCCGATATGAGCTTACATTTCTTTCGCCGCCCGATAATGCAGGCTTTAAAAGAGCGCGGGCACGAGGTTTTCGCAATCGCTCCTCGCGGCGCTTATACGCAGGATTTGGCACGCGATTTTAATGCCGTAACCTACGATCTTGATCGGGCGAGCTTAAATCCGTTTACCGTATTTAGTAACACCAAAGCCCTTGCGCGTGAGCTAAAGAGGTTAAATTTGGACCTGCTGCAAACAGCTGCGCACAAATCAAACGTGTTTGGTACACTGGCGGCTCGAGAGGCAGGTATAAAATATGTGATAAACTTAGTCGAGGGGCTGGGCAGCTTTTATATCGACGATGATATTAAAACAAGGCTCGTGCGAGCGGTATTGGAGAAGCTTTATAAATTTTCATTTTCGCAGGCGGATGCTTGCGTATTTGTAAACGATGCCGATCCTGATTATATGCTATCTCGCGGGCTTATTGCGAAGCAAAAGGTCATAAGAATTAAAAGCGTAGGCGTAAATGCTGAAAGATTCAACCCCGAAATCGTTAGTGCAGCGGATCTGGGCGAGGATTTGCACGGCAAAAAGATCGTACTGATGATAGCTCGCGCGATGTGGCATAAGGGCGTGAGAGAATTCTACGAAGCAGCAGAAATTTTAAAAGATCGATCGGATGCGAAATTTGTCTTCGTAGGCGAGGGTTTTGCGGGCAATAAAAGTACCGCCGATCCTGCGTTTTTGCGAAGCGGCGCGGTGTATTATCTAGGCGCCAGAAACGATGTGCCTGAGCTTTTGAAGGCTAGTTACTTGCTGGCACTGCCTAGCTACAAGGAGGGCTTTCCGCGCACGGTTTTAGAGGCGATGAGCATGGCGCGAGCCTGCGTGGTGAGCGACTGCAGCGGCTGCGTGGAAGCTGTGCAAGAAGGGGTAAACGGCTTAATCTGCCGCACTCGCGACGCAGAGGGTCTTGCGCGAAAGATCGAAATTTTATTAGACGATACCGCGCTTTGCGAAAGGCTTGGACGAAACGGGCGCGAGATGGTGCTTGCAAATTACGACGAAAAGATCGTCACGGAAAAATATTTAGAGGTTTATAGGAAATTTATCGATGTATAG
- the pglJ gene encoding N-acetylgalactosamine-N,N'-diacetylbacillosaminyl-diphospho-undecaprenol 4-alpha-N-acetylgalactosaminyltransferase: MKKLSVFIYSMAGGGAERVVSNLLGELTARYEVHLVLMNERIFYEIPSGVQIHFIEKSAPFENGLLKLAKLPFLALRYKKLCERLGIDIHFVWMNRPCYVAALARVYGLGGTMIFNECSTPSVLYKEPSFKSKISKLLLRKLYPKADFIFPNSLGNLRDLADNFGIDERKMSVLYNAIDLDEISRKASEQVAQERPFFLSVGRLDAGKNHALLIRAYANLKNNDKDLLILGDGVLRAELEALIEELGLGGRVKLLGFDANPYKYMARCYAFVFVSLFEGFSNALIEALACGKLVISSDHQSGARELLGQSEWGVLVGVNDLESTQAAMQKALDDENYVKFYEKKAKIRASFFDKKRIASELIAKIEQIDEGK, encoded by the coding sequence ATGAAGAAATTAAGCGTTTTTATATATTCGATGGCAGGAGGAGGCGCCGAGCGCGTCGTAAGCAACCTCTTAGGAGAGCTTACGGCACGCTACGAAGTGCATCTGGTGCTGATGAACGAAAGGATTTTTTATGAAATTCCAAGCGGCGTGCAGATACATTTCATCGAAAAATCAGCCCCTTTTGAAAATGGACTGCTGAAGCTCGCAAAGCTGCCGTTTTTGGCGCTTAGGTACAAAAAGTTATGCGAGCGCCTAGGTATCGACATCCACTTCGTTTGGATGAACCGCCCTTGTTACGTGGCGGCGCTGGCGCGAGTTTACGGATTGGGCGGAACGATGATTTTTAACGAATGCTCGACGCCGTCGGTGCTGTATAAAGAGCCGAGCTTCAAATCCAAAATTTCAAAGCTTCTGCTGCGCAAGCTCTATCCGAAGGCCGATTTTATCTTTCCGAACTCGCTTGGAAATTTGCGCGATCTAGCGGATAATTTCGGGATTGACGAGCGCAAGATGAGCGTGCTATACAACGCGATCGATCTTGATGAGATCAGTCGCAAGGCAAGCGAGCAGGTCGCGCAGGAACGGCCGTTTTTCCTAAGCGTCGGCAGGCTCGATGCGGGCAAAAATCACGCGCTTTTGATCCGCGCGTATGCAAATTTAAAAAATAACGACAAAGACCTGCTGATCTTAGGTGACGGCGTGCTGCGAGCCGAGCTTGAGGCCTTGATAGAGGAGCTAGGCTTGGGCGGTCGCGTGAAGCTTTTGGGCTTTGACGCAAACCCGTATAAATATATGGCCAGATGCTACGCGTTTGTCTTCGTAAGTCTTTTTGAGGGGTTTTCAAACGCGCTCATCGAAGCTCTTGCATGCGGCAAGCTCGTGATTTCAAGCGATCATCAAAGCGGCGCGCGCGAGCTTTTGGGGCAGAGCGAATGGGGCGTGCTAGTAGGCGTAAACGATCTAGAAAGCACCCAAGCGGCGATGCAAAAAGCGCTGGATGATGAAAATTATGTAAAATTTTATGAGAAAAAGGCTAAAATTAGAGCCTCGTTTTTCGATAAAAAACGGATAGCAAGCGAGCTGATCGCAAAAATAGAACAAATCGACGAAGGAAAATAG